A single Branchiostoma floridae strain S238N-H82 chromosome 11, Bfl_VNyyK, whole genome shotgun sequence DNA region contains:
- the LOC118425726 gene encoding serine/threonine-protein phosphatase alpha-2 isoform isoform X2, protein MASTDQLNIDSIIARLLEVRGSRPGKNVQLTENEIRGLCLKSREIFLSQPILLELEAPLKICGDIHGQYYDLLRLFEYGGFPPESNYLFLGDYVDRGKQSLETICLLLAYKIKYPENFFLLRGNHECASINRIYGFYDECKRRYTIKLWKTFTDCFNCLPIAAIIDEKIFCCHGGLSPDLQSMEQIRRIMRPTDVPDQGLLCDLLWSDPDKDVMGWGENDRGVSFTFGPEVVAKFLHKHDLDLICRAHQVVEDGYEFFAKRQLVTLFSAPNYCGEFDNAGAMMSVDETLMCSFQILKPADKKKFPYGGLNAGRPVTPPRGQNKNKKGKA, encoded by the exons ATGGCAAGTACAGACCAACTCAACATCGACAGCATCATAGCCCGGCTTTTGGAAG TTCGTGGCTCAAGACCGGGAAAGAATGTGCAGTTGACAGAGAATGAGATCCGTGGCTTGTGTCTGAAGTCGCGGGAAATCTTCCTGAGCCAGCCCATCCTCCTGGAGTTGGAGGCCCCACTCAAGATTTGTG GTGACATTCATGGTCAGTACTATGACTTGCTGCGTCTCTTCGAGTACGGAGGTTTCCCTCCCGAGAGCAACTACCTGTTCCTGGGGGACTACGTGGACCGTGGGAAACAGTCGCTGGAGACCATCTGTTTGCTGCTAGCGTACAAGATCAAGTATCCGGAGAACTTCTTCCTGCTCAGAGGCAACCACGAATGTGCGAGCATCAATCGCATCTACGGATTTTACGACGAGT GTAAAAGAAGGTACACAATAAAACTATGGAAGACGTTTACGGACTGTTTCAACTGCCTGCCCATCGCAGCCATCATAGATGAGAAGATCTTCTGTTGCCACGGAG GACTGTCCCCTGATTTGCAATCCATGGAACAGATTCGCCGCATCATGCGGCCGACGGACGTTCCAGACCAGGGCCTGCTGTGCGACTTGTTGTGGTCGGACCCCGACAAGGACGTGATGGGATGGGGGGAGAACGACCGTGGCGTTTCCTTCACGTTCGGCCCCGAGGTGGTGGCCAAATTCctacacaaacatgacctggaTCTCATATGCAGAGCACATCAG GTGGTTGAAGATGGGTATGAGTTCTTCGCCAAGCGACAGCTGGTCACGTTGTTCTCAGCCCCCAACTACTGCGGGGAGTTTGACAACGCAGGCGCCATGATGAGCGTAGACGAGACACTGATGTGCTCTTTCCAG ATCCTTAAACCTGCTGACAAGAAGAAGTTCCCCTATGGTGGCTTGAACGCAGGCCGGCCTGTGACGCCGCCCCGCGGccagaacaaaaacaaaaagggcAAAGCATAG
- the LOC118425726 gene encoding serine/threonine-protein phosphatase alpha-2 isoform isoform X1 yields the protein MASTDQLNIDSIIARLLEVRTNADLQIRGSRPGKNVQLTENEIRGLCLKSREIFLSQPILLELEAPLKICGDIHGQYYDLLRLFEYGGFPPESNYLFLGDYVDRGKQSLETICLLLAYKIKYPENFFLLRGNHECASINRIYGFYDECKRRYTIKLWKTFTDCFNCLPIAAIIDEKIFCCHGGLSPDLQSMEQIRRIMRPTDVPDQGLLCDLLWSDPDKDVMGWGENDRGVSFTFGPEVVAKFLHKHDLDLICRAHQVVEDGYEFFAKRQLVTLFSAPNYCGEFDNAGAMMSVDETLMCSFQILKPADKKKFPYGGLNAGRPVTPPRGQNKNKKGKA from the exons ATGGCAAGTACAGACCAACTCAACATCGACAGCATCATAGCCCGGCTTTTGGAAG TGCGGACTAATGCAGATTTACAAA TTCGTGGCTCAAGACCGGGAAAGAATGTGCAGTTGACAGAGAATGAGATCCGTGGCTTGTGTCTGAAGTCGCGGGAAATCTTCCTGAGCCAGCCCATCCTCCTGGAGTTGGAGGCCCCACTCAAGATTTGTG GTGACATTCATGGTCAGTACTATGACTTGCTGCGTCTCTTCGAGTACGGAGGTTTCCCTCCCGAGAGCAACTACCTGTTCCTGGGGGACTACGTGGACCGTGGGAAACAGTCGCTGGAGACCATCTGTTTGCTGCTAGCGTACAAGATCAAGTATCCGGAGAACTTCTTCCTGCTCAGAGGCAACCACGAATGTGCGAGCATCAATCGCATCTACGGATTTTACGACGAGT GTAAAAGAAGGTACACAATAAAACTATGGAAGACGTTTACGGACTGTTTCAACTGCCTGCCCATCGCAGCCATCATAGATGAGAAGATCTTCTGTTGCCACGGAG GACTGTCCCCTGATTTGCAATCCATGGAACAGATTCGCCGCATCATGCGGCCGACGGACGTTCCAGACCAGGGCCTGCTGTGCGACTTGTTGTGGTCGGACCCCGACAAGGACGTGATGGGATGGGGGGAGAACGACCGTGGCGTTTCCTTCACGTTCGGCCCCGAGGTGGTGGCCAAATTCctacacaaacatgacctggaTCTCATATGCAGAGCACATCAG GTGGTTGAAGATGGGTATGAGTTCTTCGCCAAGCGACAGCTGGTCACGTTGTTCTCAGCCCCCAACTACTGCGGGGAGTTTGACAACGCAGGCGCCATGATGAGCGTAGACGAGACACTGATGTGCTCTTTCCAG ATCCTTAAACCTGCTGACAAGAAGAAGTTCCCCTATGGTGGCTTGAACGCAGGCCGGCCTGTGACGCCGCCCCGCGGccagaacaaaaacaaaaagggcAAAGCATAG